A part of Nodularia sp. LEGE 06071 genomic DNA contains:
- a CDS encoding DUF2231 domain-containing protein: MNSELIDQLSSQLGANGLPYSIPIHPNLVHLTLGLFIIGITFDIVGMLFPSQKWFFKFLAIPVERANFFDVGWYNMVGATIITIFTVAAGFYEMLLATPPADVKSAWGMQAMETMLWHGVGGVFLLALICGMTIWRGWQRFVWSEDADQQVQWSYLATGMAVMLILYVHGTLGAQMAAEFGIHNTADSLLRLGEDLNTMLK; this comes from the coding sequence ATGAACTCTGAACTCATTGATCAATTAAGCTCACAATTGGGCGCAAATGGATTACCTTACTCAATTCCCATTCATCCCAACTTAGTCCATCTGACTTTGGGTTTGTTCATCATTGGGATTACCTTTGATATTGTCGGGATGCTGTTCCCCTCCCAAAAATGGTTCTTCAAGTTTTTGGCGATTCCTGTAGAACGTGCCAACTTCTTTGATGTGGGCTGGTACAACATGGTAGGCGCGACTATCATTACTATCTTCACTGTAGCAGCAGGTTTTTATGAAATGTTGCTAGCAACCCCACCTGCTGATGTGAAAAGTGCCTGGGGAATGCAAGCAATGGAAACAATGCTTTGGCACGGTGTCGGTGGCGTATTCTTACTAGCGCTGATTTGTGGCATGACCATTTGGAGAGGATGGCAGCGCTTTGTATGGAGTGAAGACGCAGACCAACAAGTGCAGTGGAGTTATCTGGCTACAGGTATGGCAGTGATGTTAATCCTGTATGTCCACGGCACACTAGGGGCGCAAATGGCGGCTGAGTTTGGCATACATAATACAGCAGATAGCTTGCTGCGCTTGGGCGAAGACCTCAACACAATGCTGAAATAA